The sequence below is a genomic window from Thermoflexus sp..
GGAGGCGGGGAGGCCATCGATAATGGGAAGGCCGGCAGCGAGGAGGGAACCCCGGTCGCTTCCACCGTCGGCAAAGGAGAAGACATCGGTAGCGAGGGGCTCCCGCAGAAGGTCAACCCCAGAATCAGCATGCCCATCGGGATGCGATGAACCATCGGGGCTCCTTCAACTTCCAGTTGGGGTCAAACAAAAATCAAACCAACGACATGCTAACATTGTATCGAGGATCTGTCAATAGGGTATTCGAAAATCGGCCTGCGTGGGGTAGAATGAGTGATGGAAGTTCTGTCTGGAACCAGCGGACCTCAAAATCATGTCCTTGGTTCATCGAATCGGCTGAAGATGTCGGATCCCTGCATGCTGGCTTTCCGGTTTTCCGGGCTCCAGGTTGGAATCCGATGGCATAATGGATAGAGGGGAATGAATGGAGGGATTCGCCTCTCGCCTGTTCGAGCCGATCCCGGGCCGGCAGGTGGCGCTGGCGGAGGGGCCGGATTATGAGGCCCTGCTTTCCTGCGTCCGGTGCGCGCGCTGCCTTCCGGTTTGTCCGACTTACCAGGAGACCCTCCATGAGGTGCAGTCCCCCCGGGGGCGTCTCGCGCTCCTCCGGGCGGTGGAGGAGGGACGGCTGTCCCTGGATGAGACGGTGGAGGCGCACCTCTATCATTGCCTGGATTGTCGGGCCTGCAATACGGTCTGCCCGGCCGGGATCCCCATCGGGGAGCTGATCGTGGCCGGACGGGCGGCGGCCGCGGTCCAGCGTCCGCGCCCATGGTGGCTGCGTCTGCTCCTGGAGCGCGCCCTGGGCTCGCCCCGGGCGGCCGAATGGGCCGCCGCGCCCCTCCGCTGGGCCTGGCGCCTGGGCCTGATCCCTCTCGCCCGTCGCCTCTTTCGTTTCCTCCCCTCGCTGGGGGAGCTGCTGGATCTCGCCCCGCGGCCGGCCCGTCCGGTTCGAAAGGAGCTAACGCGCCGGGCCTCCCCGCCGGCGCCGCGCTATCGGGTGGGCTTCTTCCTGGGATGCGTGATGAATGCGGTGTATGGCGACGTCGTGCGCGCCAGCGTCCGCCTGCTGGAGCGCCTGGGGTGCGCCGTGATCGTCCCCCCGGATCCGGTCTGTTGCGGCGCGCCCCAGGACGATCAGGGCCTGCGGGAGACGGCGCGGCGCTTCGCCCGCCGGAACATCGCTGCCTTCGAGGCCCTGGGGCCTCTCGATGCCATCGTGGCCGACTGCGCAGCGTGCAGCGGCTTCCTCAAAGAATACGCCCATCTTCTGGCGGATGACCCGGATTGGGCGGACCGCGCGCGCGCCTTCGCCTCCCGGGTCCGGGATCTCACGGAGTGGCTGGAGGTGATCTGGCCGGAGGACCTCCAGCCGGTCGCTCCGGGGCTCCGCCTGACGTATCATGAGCCATGCCACCTGAGCCATGGGCAGGGGGTTCGGCGGCCTCCCCGGGCGCTGTTGCGCCGGCTGCAGGGGGCGACGTTCCGGGAGCTGCCCGACGCGACCCGCTGCTGTGGGAGCGCGGGCATTTACAACCTGACCCATCCGGCGATGTCCCGCCGGCTGCTGGAGCGGAAGATGGCCGATATCGCTGCCACCGGCGCCTCCGTGGTGGTCACCGCGAACCCGGGATGCATGCTCCAGCTGGAGTGGGGAGCCCGTCGATCTGGATCAGCGATCCAGGTTCGCCATCTCTCTGAAGTCCTGGATGCCGGGCTGTCGGTTCAAGAAAGGAGGGAGGGATGGGGCGCTGGGTGATCCCGCCGGAAGTCCATGGGAACGGCCGTTTCCTGATCCCCCGCCGCGAGTTCATCCCTGCCTATCTGAAGACCTATGAAGAGGGCCGTCTGAAGGAGAAGGTGGAGGAGGCCCTTTCGCACCTGGGGCCCTCCTGCCGGGTGTGCCCGCGTCTGTGCAAAGGGGTGGACCGTCTGGCCAATGCCTTCGGGGTCTGCCGGGTGGGGCGCTACGCCCGCGTGGCCAGCGCGTTCCCGCACTTCGGGGAAGAGGACGTCCTCCGCGGCTGGCGTGGATCAGGCACCATCTTCTTCTCCTGGTGCAACCTGCGCTGTGTCTTTTGCATGCCGCCGGACACGATGGTGATGACGGAAGAAGGGCCGCTGCCGATCCGTGAGATCTTTGAGCGTGGCGAGCGGGAGCTGGATTATGCAGGAGGTCAGGTGCGCTTCTTCGATCAATCCCTGAGGGTTTTCACCCGGCATTCCCGGCTGGCATGGGTGAGCAAAGCGTTCCGACATCCCTATAAAGGGGATCTGATCCGCATCGAGCCTTATTATGGCCCTCCCCTGCTTCTGACTCCGAACCATGAGGTGTTTGCGGTTCATCCCTCCGCCCCGCATCAGGTGCTCAGGGTTCGAGCCGATCAACTGACCGGTGAGCACTGGCTTCTGGTTCCCAAACGAACTGGATTTCAGGCGATGGAAATCCTGGGGCTCCGGGAGCTCCTTTCAAGGGAGGAAGGATCGTTCCGCAAGGCAGTGCCCCGGCGTTTGTCCGTAACAGATTTGAGCGCACTCTTCGCTCAGCCTCTGACCTCCAGGGACCTGGCAGGTTTGACTGGCTATCATCCTGCTTATCTGCGTAAGCTTCGAGGAATGTGGCGACGCGGGCGCTTGAATCCTGGGACGGAGCTCTCCACAAGCAACACTCTGGTTGTAGAAAAAGGGAAAATTCGCTTTCAGACAGAGAAGCGCCCAGGGATACCGGAGCGTATTCGATTGACTCCCGATCTTGCCTGGCTTCTGGGCATATATTGTGCGGAAGGACATGTGTCCAAGATTCGAAATCGTCCTCATGCTTATCGATTAGTTTTCTCGTTTGGCCTTCATGAGAGGGAGCTGGCTGCCCGTGTGGCCAAGATCATCCAACGTCGATTCGGCATCCGTCCTCAATACGTTGAGCGGCGAACCACTGTTACAGTGGAGGTCGGTAAAACCTCGCTTGCCCTGTTATTCTACCATCTATGTGGCAATAACTCGAAAAACAAAAGGGTTCCTTCAATCATATTCTTGTCTTCAGAGGCCATAATGCAGTCTTTCATGAATGGCTTGCTGGCGGGAGATGGTCATCGCGAGCGCTCTGATGAGGTCCTGACCACAACGTCCAGGAAGCTTGCTTTCGGTGCCTTGGAGATAGGCTTTCGTCTCGGATATTTCCCTTCTATTTACCAATGGGAACCACAACCGATTAAACAGATTGAAGGTCGATGGGTGCAGCCATCCCCGGTATACATAGTCAAGCTTCCGAAAAAAGGACGAAAGCGTGGCTTTTGTAAAGATGTGGGAGATTTCTATCTGGTTGCTATACGCAAAATTGAGACCAAGAAATACGATGGATTTGTTTATAACCTGGAGGTCGATGATCCCGATCATTCTTATGTTGCTTCGTTTGTTGCAGTCTCAAATTGCCAGAACTATGAGGTCAGTCAGCTCGGGGAGGGAGAGGAGTTAACGCCGAAGGAGCTGGCCCGGCTGATGATCCGACTTCAGGAGATGGGGTGCCATAACATCAACTTCGTCACCCCGGAGCACGTAGTGCCGCAGATCGTGGAGGCGCTCCCGTATGCCATCGAGATGGGCCTGCGGGTGCCTCTCGTGTATAACACCAGCGCCTACGACAGCCTGGAGAGCTTGCGGGTGATGGAAGGGCTGGTGGATATTTACATGCCGGATTTCAAGCTGTGGACCCCCGAGCGGAGCCGGAAGTATCTGCTGGCGGCGAACTACCCGGAGGTGGCCCGTCAGGCGATCGCCGAGATGCACCGCCAGGTGGGCGAGCTCCGGGTGGATGAGGAGGGCCTGGCGGTGCGAGGGGTGCTGGTGCGCCACCTGGTGATGCCCGGCCTTCTGGATGAAACCCGGGAGATCATGCGGTGGCTGGCCGGGCTCTCGCGGGACACCTACGTCAACCTGATGGATCAATATTATCCGGCCTGGAAGGCGAAGACGGATCCCCGCTATGCGGAGATCAACCGGCGGGTGTTCCGTCGGGAGATGGAGGAAGCTTTCCGGATCGCGCGGGAGGCCGGCCTGTGGCGCTTCGATGTCCGCTGGCGGCTGGTGATCCCCCGTATGGAGTGGATCGCCATCGAGTGACCCGCCTTCAAAGGGGCGGCGCGCCCCCAGCGAGGCACCAGGGCCTGGATCTTCCCGCTCGAAAACCCATGGGGGATGGAGCATCGCGATGGCCGCAGAGATGGTTTCAGCCAGCGAGCGGGTGGTGGGCGTTCGGTTCCATCCGGTCGGAAAGATCTATCACTTCGACCCCGGACCTTATGCGTTGCAGGTGGGCGATTGGGTGATCGTGGAGACCCCGCGGGGCAAGCAGCTCGGCAAGGTGGTCTCCATAGGGATGCCCCGCAGCGGCCGGATCGAGGGACCGCTGCGGCCGGTGGAACGGCCGGCCACCAATCGGGACCTGGCGATCCGCAAATACTGGGAGCGCAAGGAGATCGAGGCCCTGGTGGTGGCCCGGGACCACGCCCGCCAGCTCGGGCTTTCGATCAAGATCGTGAAGGTGGAGATCTCCTTCGATGGGAAGCATATCTCGTTCCTTTATCACACCGAGGAGAAAGTCAATCTGGAGCCTTTGCGACAGCGGCTGGAGGAAGCCTACCGGGGACGACAGGTGGAGCTGCGGTTGATCGGCCCACGGGATGTGGCCAAGATCGTCGGCGGGATGGGAGCATGCGGCCTGGAGACCCGATGCTGCTCCCTCTTCCTGACCGAATTCAGCCCGATCTCGATCAAAATGGCCAAGGAACAGGGCCTTTCCCTGAACCCGGAGGACATCACCGGCATGTGTGGGCGGCTTCGGTGCTGCCTGATCTATGAATACGAGCAATACGTTCGAGCGAAACAGGAGCTGCCGAAGAAGGGCAAGGCGGTGATGACCCCCCATGGGGAAGGCGTGGTGGTGGAGGTGCTTCCCCTGAAAGAGGCCGCCCTGGTCCGCGTGGGGGATCAGCTCCACGAGGTTCCCAGGGATCAGCTCCAGCCCCTGGATGAGCTGAAAGCGCTCCAGCAGAAGGCGGAGAAGCCATGCCACAACGGGGAGAACTGCACCTGCGGTCGGCGCAATGGAGGGAACGGGGAGAACTCCGGATAGCGAGCGCCTGCGGGTGGGGATTCCGCCTTGTGGGGGCTGGGTGGGGGGGCGAAGGCCCGCCGTCCAGCCCGAAGACCCTTTGGATGAGGTCCAGGAATCGGTGATGGCGACAGCGGACGTGGTGATTTGCGGGGCGGGGATCGCCGGGATCTCCGCGGCCTATCATCTGAGCCTCCGCCAGCCCTCCCTTCGGATCCTCGTGATCGATCGGGCAGCGCCTCTCGGTCTCACCAGCGATAAATCGACGGAAGCCTATCGCAACTGGTGGCCCGGTCCGGATGACGCCATGGTCCGTCTGATGAACCGGAGCATCGATCT
It includes:
- a CDS encoding (Fe-S)-binding protein, which produces MEGFASRLFEPIPGRQVALAEGPDYEALLSCVRCARCLPVCPTYQETLHEVQSPRGRLALLRAVEEGRLSLDETVEAHLYHCLDCRACNTVCPAGIPIGELIVAGRAAAAVQRPRPWWLRLLLERALGSPRAAEWAAAPLRWAWRLGLIPLARRLFRFLPSLGELLDLAPRPARPVRKELTRRASPPAPRYRVGFFLGCVMNAVYGDVVRASVRLLERLGCAVIVPPDPVCCGAPQDDQGLRETARRFARRNIAAFEALGPLDAIVADCAACSGFLKEYAHLLADDPDWADRARAFASRVRDLTEWLEVIWPEDLQPVAPGLRLTYHEPCHLSHGQGVRRPPRALLRRLQGATFRELPDATRCCGSAGIYNLTHPAMSRRLLERKMADIAATGASVVVTANPGCMLQLEWGARRSGSAIQVRHLSEVLDAGLSVQERREGWGAG
- a CDS encoding regulatory iron-sulfur-containing complex subunit RicT, with protein sequence MAAEMVSASERVVGVRFHPVGKIYHFDPGPYALQVGDWVIVETPRGKQLGKVVSIGMPRSGRIEGPLRPVERPATNRDLAIRKYWERKEIEALVVARDHARQLGLSIKIVKVEISFDGKHISFLYHTEEKVNLEPLRQRLEEAYRGRQVELRLIGPRDVAKIVGGMGACGLETRCCSLFLTEFSPISIKMAKEQGLSLNPEDITGMCGRLRCCLIYEYEQYVRAKQELPKKGKAVMTPHGEGVVVEVLPLKEAALVRVGDQLHEVPRDQLQPLDELKALQQKAEKPCHNGENCTCGRRNGGNGENSG